In the Solanum pennellii chromosome 5, SPENNV200 genome, one interval contains:
- the LOC107020660 gene encoding VIN3-like protein 1 — protein sequence MSEQFPKLSKKQLKTQEQKRVSSSPKDHSSRKQLRKGENPLRILSAAEQYADVKCSNSWICKNSACRATISIDDTFCKRCSCCICHLFDDNKDPSLWLECTSESGQGDSCGLTCHVECALQRGKVGVVDLGQLMQLDGSYCCASCGKVSGILGFWKKQLCVAKDARRVDVLCYRIYLSFRLLDGTSRFKELHEIIKEAKAKLEMEVGPVNGVSSKMARGIVSRLSIASDVQSLCSIAIEKGDEWLATKTSKLPNSSEGSLPAACKFLFEEVTPSSVVIVLIEVSAASSEDVKGYKLWYCTAREDTYTKEPVCVFPRTQRRILISNLQPCTEYSFRIVSYTEASDVGHSEAKCFTKSVEIIHRKPNLVAGLKIQVSQDTGGSSGSKEGFYTGKDIEFDSGFKVRDLGKILRLAWAQQQGCLEGFTGPASTKCSESCTVKPEPVQEERKPSTSRQLDLNVASVPDLNEELTPSSRDEDNCCTLELTVEADDDATSHDNERNGLARSHGSGDSQNWNQGKNGDVSAGDSQMEGCRKRGASNNGETHDSDSTLINGSPIRIRTGGLDENFEYCVKIIRWLECQGLIEKEFRLKLLTWFSLRSTEQERRVVNTFIQTLIDDPSSLAGQLVDTFSEIVSSKRPRNGFCCKLWH from the exons ATGTCTGAGCAATTCCCAAAGTTGAGTAAAAAGCAATTAAAGACTCAAGAACAAAAAAGAGTATCTTCAAGTCCCAAGGATCATTCTTCTAGAAAGCAGCTCAGAAAAGGGGAAAACCCTCTCCGAATTCTATCAGCTGCGGAGCAGTATGCTGATGTGAAATGTTCAAATTCATGGATTTGTAAAAATTCTGCATGCAGGGCAACTATTTCTATAGATGACACTTTTTGCAAGAGGTGCTCTTGTTGCATTTGTCACTTATTTGATGACAACAAGGATCCTAGTCTTTGGTTGGAGTGCACATCTGAATCTGGTCAGGGGGACTCCTGTGGCCTGACTTGTCACGTTGAGTGTGCACTCCAACGTGGGAAGGTGGGAGTTGTTGATCTAGGACAACTGATGCAGCTAGATGGGAGCTATTGTTGTGCTTCTTGTGGTAAAGTTTCTGGAATTCTTGG GTTTTGGAAGAAACAGCTTTGTGTAGCTAAGGATGCTCGCCGTGTTGATGTCCTCTGCTACAGAATATACCTGAGTTTCAGGCTCCTGGATGGGACATCCAGATTTAAAGAACTTCATGAAATTATTAAAGAAGCCAAGGCAAAATTGGAGATGGAAGTTGGCCCAGTGAATGGAGTATCATCCAAGATGGCTCGAGGAATTGTTAGCAGACTTTCTATTGCCAGCGATGTTCAGTCATTGTGCTCGATTGCCATTGAGAAGGGTGATGAATGGCTGGCAACAAAGACTAGCAAACTTCCTAATTCCTCAG AGGGTTCACTTCCTGCAGCGTGCAAATTCCTCTTCGAGGAGGTGACACCATCTTCTGTTGTGATTGTATTGATAGAAGTATCTGCTGCATCCTCTGAAGATGTCAAGGGCTACAAGCTCTGGTACTGCACGGCCAGAGAAGACACTTATACCAAAGAACCTGTCTGTGTCTTCCCAAGAACTCAGAGAAGGATTTTGATTTCGAATTTGCAGCCTTGCACAGAGTATTCTTTTCGGATAGTTTCTTATACAGAGGCCAGTGATGTGGGACACTCTGAGGCAAAGTGTTTCACAAAGAGTGTTGAGATAATTCATAGGAAGCCTAATTTAGTAGCAGGACTCAAAATTCAGGTCAGTCAGGATACTGGAGGAAGCTCTGGCTCCAAGGAAGGCTTCTACACTGGAAAAGACATTGAATTCGATTCTGGCTTCAAGGTCCGGGACCTTGGCAAAATTCTAAGACTTGCATGGGCTCAACAGCAAGGCTGTTTAGAGGGATTTACTGGACCTGCATCTACAAAATGCTCCGAGTCTTGTACAGTTAAGCCTGAACCTGTTCAGGAAGAGAGGAAGCCATCTACTTCTCGCCAGCTTGACTTAAATGTTGCTTCAGTACCGGATTTAAATGAAGAGTTAACCCCTTCGTCCAGAGATGAAGATAACTGCTGCACTTTAGAGCTGACAGTTGAAGCAGATGATGATGCCACCTCTCATGACAATGAGAGGAACGGTCTTGCCAGATCACATGGTAGTGGAGATTCCCAAAACTGGAACCAGGGGAAGAATGGAGATGTGTCAGCTGGTGATTCTCAGATGGAAGGTTGTCGGAAGAGAGGAGCTAGCAATAATGGTGAGACACATGACTCTGACAGCACCCTAATCAATGGTTCACCTATCCGAATTCGTACAGGAGGGTTGGATGAGAACTTTGAATATTGTGTGAAGATCATCCGCTGGCTGGAATGTCAGGGTCTGATTGAGAAGGAATTCAGGTTAAAGTTGCTTACTTGGTTTAGCTTGCGATCAACAGAGCAAGAACGTAGGGTGGTAAATACCTTTATTCAAACGCTAATTGATGATCCAAGTAGCTTGGCAGGTCAATTGGTTGATACGTTTTCAGAAATAGTATCCAGCAAGAGGCCACGGAATGGTTTTTGTTGCAAGCTTTGGCATTAA